The following coding sequences lie in one Myxococcus xanthus genomic window:
- a CDS encoding DUF4105 domain-containing protein, giving the protein MARHAVLILVVALFRAAAFAAPSPEGFGQHPESLRIRLVTIGPGADMHQRFGHSALWVEDARLKTGLLYSYGTTSIANGGPVRFLLGRPTFWAARLSVERSFSLYRAMARSIDVQDLALSVEQRQRLLARLERDVQPASREYAYHPLRDNCATRVRDVLDEALGGALREALAAPARATQRELLRRYVQTHPVSELLLMLWLNDAVDAPATQWEEAFLPREFARLLMGVSYVDGSGKRIPLVRREGASSSSIAVAAPVGAGWEGAAAWGPGAGGAVLAVLLAFLRGRGTHRVFQILFGLYHAVFGLTLGAAGVALGGLMLFSRLDVMQRNENLLLANPLAFGLLPLGLLMMTGSERAERWARRCVWLLVAGSLLAVVLKLLPSFDQDNRGPMALWLVANLGLGLAHAWRSRRPTVALALARRGLLPG; this is encoded by the coding sequence ATGGCGAGACACGCGGTGCTCATCCTGGTCGTGGCCCTGTTCCGCGCAGCGGCGTTCGCCGCGCCCTCACCCGAGGGCTTTGGTCAACATCCCGAGTCGCTGCGCATCCGGTTGGTGACCATTGGCCCAGGCGCGGACATGCACCAGCGCTTCGGTCACAGCGCGCTGTGGGTCGAGGACGCGCGCCTGAAGACGGGCCTCCTCTACAGCTATGGCACGACGTCCATCGCGAATGGAGGACCGGTTCGCTTTCTCCTGGGCCGTCCGACGTTCTGGGCGGCGCGCCTGTCCGTGGAGCGGAGCTTCTCGCTGTACCGCGCGATGGCGCGGTCCATTGACGTGCAGGACCTCGCGCTCTCGGTGGAGCAGCGTCAGCGGCTCCTGGCGCGGCTGGAGCGCGACGTCCAACCCGCCTCGCGCGAATATGCCTATCACCCGCTCAGGGACAACTGTGCGACGCGCGTGCGGGATGTCCTTGATGAGGCATTGGGTGGCGCGCTTCGGGAAGCGCTCGCGGCGCCGGCGCGTGCCACCCAGCGAGAACTCCTCCGGCGATACGTCCAGACGCATCCGGTGTCGGAGCTGCTCCTGATGTTATGGCTGAACGACGCCGTGGACGCGCCCGCGACCCAATGGGAGGAGGCCTTCCTTCCTCGGGAGTTCGCCAGGCTGCTCATGGGGGTGTCCTACGTGGATGGCTCCGGCAAGCGCATCCCGTTGGTCAGGCGCGAAGGGGCTTCGTCCTCGTCCATTGCCGTGGCTGCTCCTGTCGGCGCTGGCTGGGAGGGGGCCGCCGCCTGGGGACCTGGCGCTGGAGGTGCGGTCCTGGCCGTCCTCCTCGCGTTCCTGCGCGGACGCGGCACGCACCGGGTGTTCCAGATTCTCTTTGGCCTCTATCACGCCGTGTTCGGGCTCACGCTCGGCGCGGCGGGCGTGGCGCTGGGTGGGTTGATGCTGTTCTCCAGGCTCGACGTCATGCAGCGCAATGAGAACCTGTTGCTGGCCAATCCGCTTGCGTTCGGGTTGCTTCCGCTGGGCCTCCTGATGATGACCGGCAGCGAGCGCGCGGAGCGCTGGGCACGCCGATGCGTCTGGCTGCTCGTGGCGGGCTCGCTGCTCGCGGTGGTGCTCAAGCTCTTGCCCTCCTTCGACCAGGACAACCGCGGGCCCATGGCCTTGTGGCTGGTGGCGAACCTCGGACTGGGGCTCGCTCACGCCTGGCGGTCGCGCCGGCCGACCGTGGCGCTCGCGCTTGCGAGGCGGGGCCTGCTGCCGGGCTGA
- a CDS encoding DUF3185 family protein, which translates to MSFVRLLGVMLAIAGAVLLWSGLKARDSLAERATELFTGRNTDRTTLYLAGGGAALVGGILMVLAGGGRRRR; encoded by the coding sequence GTGAGTTTCGTCCGGCTGCTGGGTGTCATGCTCGCCATCGCGGGCGCCGTGTTGCTGTGGTCCGGGCTCAAGGCCCGGGACTCGCTCGCGGAGCGGGCCACGGAGTTGTTCACCGGCCGGAACACCGACCGCACCACGCTGTATCTGGCGGGGGGCGGCGCGGCGCTGGTGGGCGGAATCTTGATGGTGCTCGCAGGCGGAGGCAGACGGCGCCGCTGA
- the rnr gene encoding ribonuclease R codes for MSLSQDLLKQILAEADHPLGIKELLRLAGLHPGQQTELKRALRELVRQGDILKDGKRFVPRQPSRREADVRAREQGAPMAWRQRDAEGPREGGPGRGPRQAGQRAAGPGGFAARRHEPGARGKRAGWQEQGPGRERKGASKHGGGFRQERGEWPGRRGRFSEVEEDGLLEGILHVHRDGFGFVHPLSGEGDNVFLPPHEAQRALDNDRVVVAVSGRPPRLEGRIVRVVQRRRELAVGTYVVKGRYAVVYPTDSSLPGPIRVPLTQMAREGDLVKVQLGIGAQMLDPDRGLHGEVAGSLGKPGTPSAEVLGVAYSQGFSDEFPPEVMGEADRYAVTVSEEEARGEHRRDLRALPLITIDGEDARDFDDAVYVEDQADGWRLVVAIADVTHYVWEGSALNAEALRRATSVYLPDRVLPMLPERLSNGICSLRPDEDRLCMVADMTFDRRGHRRSYDLYPAVMRSVARCTYNEVQDVLAGKDVPHRNAHKPHFERLMSLARALMKMRKERGAIDFDLPEHKVVLDEEGLPARMDKRERKDSHRLIEECMLAANEAVATFFQDEGLPTVYRFHGEPDPEKLATFAALAEAYGFKMRVEDGVSSKELDAFVSQLQGHPEQRALNQLLLRSMMQAVYTSSRVGHYGLAAEHYLHFTSPIRRYPDLLVHRLLKAHWARKGRKPSQSMLEREEDQLEDMSAQCSERERAAMQVEREVVSFYACLLMKDRVGEEFAATVAAITDFGFFVELDEVHVEGLVKAETLGPGAKLDKLTHSLVYANGRRVRVGQKLRVRLTSVNVTAKKIDFEALQFEGEALLSRVATRGDQPHRRQAWTAEAPSHRERDGRRERAGRPGRREREAAATSQGAPSGHHEETGTGRPRGRFSREGRREEAAPHRKEPRFPPRAPEGQEPPRAESPAWPKRRTFIRPEPQAPAPVSAETAEPLPSEAPSAPASWELPAGDDAARSPHPGFDRIRALASQRQRGPEPRGASHGRSFQKQKPQGGPGPRFPAPKPGRESEDDRAFSIEPPRPPPEAPVEAPPPVPSRAVTETPTPVAPEPVRAAPASVETPVTPAPAPETAAPKRKATRKKAVAKATRTPARKKTTAAGSAKKAAATKAKKPTAKAKKAAPARAAAKATKVAASKSKAKAPSKKAAKPTVARAAKPAKASGAAKKKAPTGRKKR; via the coding sequence GTGAGCCTTTCTCAAGACCTTCTCAAGCAGATCCTCGCTGAAGCAGACCACCCGCTGGGCATCAAGGAGCTTCTCCGGCTCGCGGGCCTGCACCCCGGACAACAGACGGAGCTCAAGCGCGCCCTGCGCGAGCTCGTCCGTCAGGGCGACATCCTCAAGGACGGCAAGCGCTTCGTGCCCCGGCAGCCCTCGCGGCGCGAGGCCGACGTGCGTGCAAGGGAGCAGGGCGCTCCCATGGCGTGGCGTCAGCGCGACGCCGAAGGGCCCCGCGAAGGCGGGCCAGGTCGTGGGCCTCGGCAGGCCGGGCAGCGCGCGGCGGGCCCTGGCGGCTTCGCGGCCCGCCGGCATGAGCCGGGGGCGCGTGGGAAGCGCGCGGGCTGGCAGGAGCAGGGCCCGGGGCGTGAGCGCAAGGGCGCTTCGAAGCACGGAGGGGGCTTCCGGCAGGAGCGGGGGGAGTGGCCCGGCCGCCGGGGTCGTTTCAGCGAGGTTGAAGAGGATGGCCTGCTGGAAGGCATCCTCCACGTCCACCGGGATGGCTTCGGCTTCGTGCATCCGCTGTCGGGGGAAGGGGACAACGTCTTCCTTCCGCCGCACGAGGCCCAGCGCGCGCTCGACAATGACCGGGTGGTGGTGGCCGTCTCGGGGCGGCCTCCGCGCCTGGAGGGCCGGATCGTCCGGGTGGTTCAGCGCCGTCGCGAGCTGGCGGTGGGCACCTACGTCGTGAAGGGCCGCTACGCCGTGGTGTACCCCACGGATTCGAGCCTGCCCGGCCCCATTCGCGTGCCGCTGACGCAGATGGCTCGCGAAGGGGACCTGGTGAAGGTCCAACTGGGCATTGGTGCCCAGATGCTGGACCCGGACAGGGGGCTGCACGGCGAGGTCGCCGGCTCCCTGGGCAAGCCCGGCACGCCGAGCGCCGAGGTATTGGGCGTCGCCTACTCGCAGGGGTTCTCGGACGAGTTCCCGCCGGAGGTCATGGGCGAGGCGGACCGCTACGCGGTGACGGTGTCGGAGGAAGAGGCCCGCGGCGAGCACCGGCGCGACCTGCGCGCCCTTCCTCTCATCACCATCGACGGTGAGGACGCGCGCGACTTCGACGACGCTGTCTACGTGGAGGACCAGGCGGACGGGTGGCGGCTGGTGGTGGCCATCGCGGACGTGACGCACTACGTGTGGGAAGGCAGTGCGCTCAACGCGGAGGCACTGCGGCGCGCCACGTCCGTGTACCTGCCGGACCGGGTGCTGCCCATGCTGCCGGAGCGGCTGAGCAACGGCATCTGCTCCCTGCGCCCGGACGAGGACCGGTTGTGCATGGTGGCGGACATGACGTTCGACCGCCGCGGCCACCGTCGCTCCTACGACTTGTATCCGGCGGTGATGCGCAGCGTGGCGCGGTGCACGTACAACGAGGTGCAGGACGTCCTCGCCGGCAAGGACGTGCCGCACCGCAACGCGCACAAGCCCCACTTCGAGCGGTTGATGTCGCTGGCCCGCGCGCTGATGAAGATGCGCAAGGAGCGCGGCGCCATCGACTTCGACCTGCCCGAGCACAAGGTGGTGCTGGACGAGGAAGGCCTGCCCGCGCGCATGGACAAGCGCGAGCGCAAGGACAGCCACCGGCTCATCGAGGAGTGCATGCTCGCCGCCAACGAGGCGGTGGCGACCTTCTTCCAGGACGAGGGCCTGCCCACGGTGTACCGGTTCCACGGCGAGCCGGATCCGGAGAAGCTGGCCACGTTCGCCGCGCTGGCGGAGGCCTATGGCTTCAAGATGCGCGTCGAGGACGGCGTGTCGTCGAAGGAGTTGGATGCCTTCGTCAGCCAGCTCCAGGGCCACCCCGAGCAGCGGGCGCTGAACCAGCTCCTGCTGCGCTCCATGATGCAGGCCGTGTACACGTCGTCCCGCGTGGGCCACTACGGCCTGGCCGCCGAGCACTACCTGCACTTCACGTCGCCCATCCGCCGCTACCCGGACCTGCTGGTGCACCGGCTGCTCAAGGCGCACTGGGCCCGGAAGGGGCGCAAGCCTTCGCAGTCGATGCTGGAGCGCGAGGAGGACCAGCTCGAGGACATGTCCGCGCAGTGCTCCGAGCGCGAGCGCGCGGCGATGCAGGTCGAGCGGGAGGTGGTGTCCTTCTACGCGTGCCTGCTGATGAAGGACCGCGTGGGCGAGGAGTTCGCCGCCACCGTGGCAGCCATCACCGACTTCGGTTTCTTCGTCGAACTAGACGAGGTGCACGTCGAAGGCCTGGTCAAGGCGGAGACGCTGGGGCCCGGGGCGAAGCTGGACAAGCTGACGCACTCCCTGGTGTACGCGAATGGGCGCCGGGTGCGCGTGGGACAGAAGCTGCGGGTGCGGCTGACGTCCGTGAACGTGACGGCGAAGAAGATCGACTTCGAGGCGCTCCAGTTCGAGGGCGAGGCGCTGCTGAGCCGCGTCGCGACGCGGGGCGATCAGCCGCACCGGCGTCAGGCGTGGACGGCCGAGGCACCGTCGCACCGCGAGCGGGATGGCCGGCGGGAGCGGGCAGGGCGCCCGGGCCGCCGCGAACGGGAAGCCGCCGCCACGAGCCAGGGCGCGCCCTCTGGGCATCACGAGGAGACGGGCACGGGACGTCCGCGCGGACGCTTCTCCCGCGAAGGCCGTCGTGAGGAGGCCGCGCCGCACCGGAAGGAGCCTCGGTTCCCGCCCAGGGCGCCGGAAGGACAGGAACCTCCTCGTGCCGAGTCGCCCGCGTGGCCCAAGCGCAGGACGTTCATCCGCCCGGAGCCGCAGGCACCGGCGCCCGTGTCCGCCGAAACGGCCGAGCCGCTTCCGTCCGAAGCGCCGTCCGCGCCCGCTTCATGGGAATTGCCGGCGGGCGATGACGCCGCCCGGTCTCCACACCCGGGTTTCGACCGGATTCGCGCGTTGGCGTCCCAGCGTCAGCGTGGGCCTGAACCCCGCGGCGCTTCCCACGGCCGGTCGTTCCAGAAGCAGAAGCCACAGGGCGGACCGGGGCCCCGGTTCCCCGCTCCCAAGCCCGGGCGCGAGTCCGAGGACGACAGGGCATTCTCGATAGAGCCCCCGCGCCCGCCGCCCGAGGCGCCCGTCGAAGCGCCCCCGCCTGTTCCCAGCCGGGCCGTGACGGAAACCCCGACTCCTGTGGCCCCGGAGCCCGTGCGAGCCGCGCCCGCGAGCGTCGAGACGCCCGTGACTCCCGCGCCCGCGCCAGAGACGGCTGCGCCGAAGCGGAAGGCGACGCGGAAGAAGGCCGTGGCGAAGGCGACGCGCACTCCGGCGCGGAAGAAGACCACCGCAGCCGGCAGCGCCAAGAAGGCCGCCGCCACGAAGGCCAAGAAGCCCACCGCCAAGGCGAAGAAGGCGGCGCCTGCTCGGGCCGCCGCGAAGGCCACCAAGGTTGCCGCGTCGAAGTCCAAGGCGAAGGCGCCGTCGAAGAAGGCCGCGAAGCCCACCGTGGCGCGTGCCGCGAAGCCAGCGAAGGCTTCGGGAGCCGCGAAGAAGAAGGCGCCTACGGGGCGCAAGAAGCGCTGA
- a CDS encoding SDR family oxidoreductase: protein MDKVVVITGASSGIGAELARQAAGKGARLVLAARRKAELEVVAGQCGREALAVVTDATRRADMERLRDAALARFGRIDVWVNNAGRGITRSVAELTDADLEAMWRDNVNSALYGMQAVLPHFQSRDAGQLVNVSSALGRLPIVPHRSAYSAAKHALNALSACLRQELRETHPGITVTVVMPGVVATAFGDNALGGGPDSRVLPGAQRVEDAAKVILDVIEHPRPEVYTQTATQAQVERYYQDVEAFEQGTA, encoded by the coding sequence ATGGACAAGGTCGTCGTCATCACTGGAGCAAGCAGCGGCATTGGCGCGGAGCTGGCGCGGCAAGCGGCCGGGAAGGGCGCCCGTCTGGTGCTGGCCGCGCGACGGAAGGCGGAGCTGGAAGTGGTGGCCGGGCAGTGCGGGCGTGAGGCACTCGCGGTGGTCACGGACGCGACCCGGCGCGCGGACATGGAGCGGCTGCGTGACGCCGCGCTCGCCCGATTTGGCCGCATTGATGTGTGGGTGAACAACGCGGGGCGGGGCATCACGCGCTCCGTGGCGGAGCTCACGGACGCGGACCTGGAGGCCATGTGGCGCGACAACGTGAACAGCGCACTGTACGGCATGCAGGCGGTGCTGCCGCACTTCCAGTCACGCGACGCCGGGCAGCTGGTGAATGTCTCCAGCGCCCTGGGGCGGCTGCCCATCGTTCCCCACCGGTCGGCGTACAGCGCGGCGAAGCATGCGCTCAACGCGCTCAGCGCCTGCCTGCGCCAGGAGCTGCGTGAGACGCATCCGGGCATCACCGTGACGGTGGTGATGCCCGGCGTGGTCGCCACCGCGTTCGGGGACAACGCGCTCGGCGGTGGGCCGGATTCGCGGGTGCTGCCAGGGGCCCAACGCGTCGAGGACGCCGCGAAGGTCATCCTCGACGTCATCGAACACCCACGTCCGGAGGTCTATACCCAGACGGCGACCCAGGCCCAGGTGGAGCGGTACTACCAGGACGTGGAGGCCTTCGAGCAGGGAACCGCCTGA
- a CDS encoding sensor histidine kinase, with amino-acid sequence MPESPRPLALEQMAQRVLSDASNEGEALVSGVRIVFCALILTRFLALGGAHAEGGAAAALLQLPLLLGSIVVSAMALWAARRRMFGAKLLVASTVLDAVFAHASLLSTVLWHGPHYTGLLRMPDPAAAIAVAFITALRLSPAAAWIGTAANLLLMAGLTAVDFHVNAGQSTYGAKELMLLFIFIGSAGVFASVICGIARRLVLKAGTASAHIESARTNLRTLLREHHDVRTLLSAARLRADLLLREPMGASAPGHASALVQDLGELSSFIESVKTRTLSELTLIEDATAVNVGATLRRAMEVVQARFSRVRFELAETAGLARAAANDVSVRIVGGERGLTHVVTNLFVNACEGDGQQGARTVRISVEPNPALHRVLLSVSDDGPGFRPGLLEGERPRGGTTKPQGSGLGMLLVSGLVEASGGTLRACNPPEGGARVEVTLPFNG; translated from the coding sequence ATGCCTGAGAGTCCTCGACCGCTGGCGCTGGAGCAGATGGCGCAGCGGGTGCTGTCCGACGCTTCGAACGAGGGCGAAGCGCTGGTCAGCGGGGTCCGGATTGTCTTCTGTGCCCTCATCCTGACGCGCTTCCTGGCACTGGGTGGCGCCCACGCAGAGGGCGGCGCCGCGGCGGCATTGCTCCAGCTTCCCCTGCTGCTGGGCAGCATCGTGGTGTCGGCGATGGCGCTGTGGGCGGCTCGGCGGCGGATGTTCGGCGCGAAGCTGCTCGTGGCCTCCACGGTGTTGGACGCGGTCTTCGCCCATGCGTCCCTCCTCTCCACGGTGCTCTGGCATGGCCCCCACTACACCGGCCTGCTGCGAATGCCTGACCCCGCGGCGGCCATCGCGGTGGCCTTCATCACCGCGCTGCGGCTGTCGCCCGCGGCCGCTTGGATTGGGACGGCGGCCAACCTCCTGTTGATGGCGGGCCTGACGGCGGTCGACTTCCACGTCAATGCAGGGCAGTCCACCTACGGGGCGAAGGAGCTGATGCTCCTGTTCATCTTCATCGGCAGCGCGGGAGTCTTCGCCTCGGTGATTTGTGGCATCGCACGGCGGCTGGTCCTCAAGGCCGGAACCGCGAGTGCCCACATCGAGAGCGCGCGTACGAACCTGCGCACGCTGCTGCGCGAGCACCACGACGTGCGCACGTTGCTGTCCGCGGCGAGGCTCCGCGCCGACCTCCTCCTCCGCGAGCCCATGGGCGCCAGCGCGCCCGGCCATGCGAGCGCCCTGGTGCAGGACCTGGGTGAGCTGAGCAGCTTCATCGAGAGCGTGAAGACCCGGACGCTGAGCGAGCTGACCCTGATTGAAGACGCGACAGCGGTGAACGTGGGCGCCACGCTGCGCCGCGCCATGGAGGTCGTCCAGGCGAGGTTCTCCCGGGTCCGGTTCGAACTGGCAGAGACAGCGGGCCTGGCGCGTGCCGCCGCCAACGACGTCAGCGTCCGGATTGTCGGCGGAGAGCGCGGGCTCACGCATGTGGTCACCAACCTGTTCGTGAACGCCTGTGAAGGCGATGGCCAGCAAGGCGCGCGCACGGTTCGAATCAGCGTGGAGCCGAACCCGGCGCTGCACCGCGTCCTGCTCAGCGTGAGCGATGACGGACCGGGCTTCCGGCCGGGGTTGCTGGAGGGAGAGCGGCCCCGGGGCGGCACGACCAAGCCACAGGGGTCTGGACTGGGCATGCTCCTGGTGAGCGGGCTCGTCGAGGCCAGCGGCGGCACCTTGCGCGCCTGCAACCCGCCCGAGGGAGGCGCGCGGGTCGAAGTCACGCTGCCCTTCAACGGGTAG
- a CDS encoding metallophosphoesterase: MPVRLFSFSMLIGLGAVLGHLYLYRRLVRPLLPGRLPRLLALAVLVAMTGVLGFRRTVLDLLPESAEGLLTMAVYAWMGVALCLVIALLLTDVGRGLAALARRVRPHASPAPPSPAPSTTVDEDRRRFLGQAVAGSAFVAGGGLATYGSWRAFSPPLVTELAVKIPKLPKALDGLSIVQLTDIHVGHFIQRRYMDALVQQANSLRPDLFAITGDLVDGDVASLGGHVAALAALKSRYGSYFVTGNHDYYSGDEEWSAFLESLGIEVLRNRHVRIGDAGASFDLVGVDDWSGGRRRNKKGYDLDQALAGRAPDRAAVLLAHQPANFKVAAERGVDLQISGHTHGGQLVPMTLLIGLAWEHSAGLYAHGDSNIYVSRGCGFWGPPMRVGSPPELVKLVLTA; this comes from the coding sequence ATACCGGTGCGACTCTTCTCCTTTTCGATGCTCATCGGGCTCGGCGCGGTGCTGGGCCATCTGTACCTGTACCGTCGGCTGGTGCGCCCCCTGCTGCCTGGCCGCCTGCCTCGGCTGCTGGCCCTGGCCGTGCTCGTCGCGATGACGGGCGTCCTGGGGTTCCGGCGCACCGTGCTGGACCTTCTTCCAGAAAGCGCCGAAGGGCTGCTCACCATGGCGGTGTACGCATGGATGGGCGTGGCGCTCTGCCTCGTCATCGCCCTGTTGCTGACGGACGTGGGCCGGGGACTCGCGGCCCTGGCAAGGCGGGTGCGGCCCCACGCCTCGCCCGCGCCTCCCTCACCAGCGCCCAGCACCACCGTGGACGAAGACCGGCGGCGCTTCCTGGGCCAGGCCGTGGCGGGGAGCGCCTTCGTCGCGGGAGGCGGACTGGCCACCTATGGAAGCTGGCGTGCCTTCTCACCGCCGCTCGTCACCGAGCTGGCCGTGAAGATTCCCAAGCTGCCCAAGGCCCTGGACGGGCTCAGCATCGTGCAGCTCACCGACATCCACGTGGGCCACTTCATCCAGCGCCGCTACATGGACGCCCTGGTCCAGCAGGCCAATTCGCTGCGCCCGGACCTGTTCGCCATCACGGGAGACCTGGTGGACGGCGACGTGGCTTCGCTCGGCGGCCACGTCGCCGCGCTCGCCGCGCTGAAGTCCCGGTACGGCAGCTACTTCGTCACCGGCAACCACGACTACTACTCCGGCGACGAGGAGTGGTCCGCGTTCCTGGAGTCGCTCGGTATCGAGGTGCTGCGCAACCGGCACGTGCGCATTGGTGACGCGGGCGCTTCGTTCGACCTGGTGGGCGTGGACGACTGGAGCGGTGGCCGGCGACGCAACAAGAAGGGGTATGACCTGGACCAGGCGCTCGCGGGGAGAGCTCCGGACCGCGCCGCGGTGCTGCTTGCGCACCAACCGGCGAACTTCAAGGTGGCGGCCGAACGCGGCGTGGACCTGCAGATTTCGGGGCACACCCACGGTGGACAGCTCGTGCCCATGACGTTGCTGATTGGTCTGGCGTGGGAGCACTCCGCCGGGCTGTACGCGCACGGTGACTCGAACATCTACGTCAGCCGTGGCTGCGGCTTCTGGGGACCGCCCATGCGCGTCGGCAGCCCGCCAGAGCTCGTCAAACTCGTGCTGACGGCGTGA
- a CDS encoding head GIN domain-containing protein, with translation MRIAKSGAWVGTALLAVALTACSSGPFVEGNGRVVESEREIPSFDEVVVNDGISATVVVDPAQPASVIVEGDSNLVSLMRTEVLSGAMLRVHFLADDVGHWESANPLRVRITVPTLTSFQRSGGGTADLSGSIDVPSFLLTASGGGTIRARGFVTERLTLETSGGAETTLEGQATLLDSEMSGGGRLFATGLQTRDARLESSGGGTTEVRVSGSLRVEASGGADIRITGAPTVVEKDLSGGSALRFE, from the coding sequence ATGCGCATCGCGAAGTCAGGAGCCTGGGTGGGGACCGCGTTGCTCGCGGTGGCCCTCACCGCGTGCTCCTCCGGTCCTTTCGTGGAGGGCAATGGACGTGTGGTGGAGAGCGAACGGGAGATCCCCTCGTTCGACGAAGTCGTGGTGAACGACGGCATCTCCGCCACCGTCGTCGTGGATCCAGCGCAGCCCGCCAGCGTCATCGTCGAGGGTGACAGCAACCTCGTGTCCCTGATGCGCACCGAGGTGCTGTCCGGGGCGATGCTCCGGGTCCACTTCCTCGCGGACGACGTCGGCCACTGGGAGTCCGCCAATCCCCTTCGTGTCCGAATCACCGTGCCGACGCTGACGTCCTTTCAGCGCTCGGGCGGCGGCACCGCTGACCTGAGTGGGAGCATCGACGTCCCCTCTTTCCTGCTCACCGCGAGCGGCGGGGGCACGATTCGAGCGCGAGGGTTCGTGACGGAGCGGTTGACGCTGGAGACCAGCGGCGGAGCGGAAACCACCCTGGAAGGGCAGGCCACGCTCCTGGACAGTGAGATGTCAGGCGGCGGCCGCCTCTTCGCCACGGGCCTCCAGACGCGCGACGCACGGCTGGAATCGAGCGGAGGCGGCACCACCGAGGTGCGGGTCTCCGGCTCACTGCGAGTCGAAGCCTCGGGCGGCGCGGACATCCGCATCACCGGAGCGCCCACCGTCGTCGAGAAGGACCTCTCTGGCGGCTCGGCGCTCCGCTTCGAATAG
- a CDS encoding tetratricopeptide repeat protein, translating into MKRLGKVGLLVGALTLGGAVVGCKAEDDTAKKHRIVGSDHLSKKEFKEAAAAYALSLQADPKQEKVWEKKAFAHMQLGQMNEAAEAVLKMGEFKTTPTEKAEIYRTLASMYMTGGTTEEAEKYFNEALKLEPKDEASLGWIAEIYAQRGGARSMGAPIIKESLEKSLSYYDQVIAINPNSANTYLNKRVVMGRLMEFERQQKEMALSEATENAKNKEVVAEATARADEHQKRMDEYQVQFAEMTKKFSEAQKAAKAAAPAQ; encoded by the coding sequence ATGAAGCGCCTGGGAAAAGTCGGTCTGCTGGTCGGAGCGCTCACGCTGGGTGGCGCAGTCGTCGGGTGTAAGGCCGAGGACGACACCGCGAAGAAGCACCGCATCGTCGGCAGCGACCACTTGAGCAAGAAGGAGTTCAAGGAAGCCGCCGCGGCCTACGCGCTGTCGCTCCAGGCAGACCCCAAGCAGGAGAAGGTCTGGGAGAAGAAGGCCTTCGCCCACATGCAGCTGGGGCAGATGAACGAGGCCGCCGAGGCCGTCCTGAAGATGGGCGAGTTCAAGACGACGCCCACGGAGAAGGCGGAGATCTACCGGACGCTGGCCAGCATGTACATGACCGGCGGCACCACCGAGGAGGCCGAGAAGTACTTCAACGAGGCCCTCAAGCTGGAGCCGAAGGACGAGGCGTCGCTCGGGTGGATCGCGGAGATCTACGCGCAGCGCGGCGGCGCCCGCTCCATGGGCGCGCCCATCATCAAGGAGTCCCTGGAGAAGTCGCTCAGTTATTACGACCAGGTCATCGCCATCAACCCCAACTCCGCCAACACCTATCTCAACAAGCGCGTGGTGATGGGCCGGCTGATGGAGTTCGAGCGGCAGCAGAAGGAGATGGCGCTGTCCGAGGCGACCGAGAACGCGAAGAACAAGGAAGTCGTCGCCGAAGCGACGGCTCGCGCCGACGAGCACCAGAAGCGCATGGACGAGTACCAGGTGCAGTTCGCGGAGATGACGAAGAAGTTCAGTGAGGCACAGAAGGCCGCGAAGGCGGCGGCGCCCGCGCAGTAA